AAGCGGCTGCTCGAAGCCGAGTCCGGCTACACCACCAACGAGCCGGCGCAGCTATGCGTGCTCTCGGCCATCGAAGCGGCCGTCGCCCACCTGATCGCCCAGGGCGTGGAGCGGCGTCTGTGGCTGGTGGCCGACGGCCGCGACGCCCGCGATCCGGCCCTGACCAAGTACCTGGAACCGATCCGGCGCTAGGGCTTAAGCCTGGCGTCGGGCGGGTTTCACTCCCTGGAGCGATAGCGATGGGCCACGCGGCTCCGGACAATGCTTCGCGGAGAATCCATGCAATGACGGTGACAGCCATACGCAGCCCCTTCGACGGCCTCGCCGTGATCCTCGCCCTGGCGCTGGGCCTGAGCGCCACGGTGTCGGCCGCCGACCTGATGGAAACCGGCGATCTGGGCCAGGCGCCCACCGCACAACGCGCCGCCACCATCCTGCAGATCGGTGCCGGCAACCAGGCGCTCATCGACCAGCGTGGCACTGCGCTCAGCGGCCATATCGCCCAGCGCGGCGCCGCCCAGGAAGCCAGCATCCTGCAGGACGGCAGTGAGTTGACCGCCATCATCCAGCAAGGTGGCTACGGCAATGTCGCGACCATCGAGCAGGTCGGCAGCGGCAACCTGGCGGACATCCGCCAGCTGGGCGTCCAGGGCAATGCCCGCATCGAACAGTACGGCTCGGGGCTGTCCAGCCGCATCGTCCAGTACGGAAGCAACCAGAACATGGTGGTACGGCAGTACCGCTGATGGCACTCAAGGAGATCGACCCGATGTTTCCACTCAGGCCCCTGGCCGTCCTGACGCTGACCCTGATCGCCGGCACCGCCCTCGCCGCGAACAGCTCTGCCACCCTCCAGCAGGACGGCAACAGCGGCACCATCACCCTCGACCAAAGTGGTGCCGGCAACAGCGCGACCCTCTACCAGCTGCAGGGTGAAAGCAACCAGATCAGCGTGGTGCAGACCGGCGCCAGCACCGCCACCATCACCCAGGGCGGCGATGTCTACGGCTATGCCCAGGGCAACGTGGCGAACCTGCGGCAGGAGGCCGGCAGCAGCGTACACAGCCTGACCCAGGACGGTTTCGGCAACCAGGCCACCGTCACCTCCATGGGCAGCAACAGCGGCACCCTGACCCAGGTCGCCTCGAGCGCCCAGCTGACCCTGGAGCAGAACGGCGACAACAACCAGGTGCGCGTCGACCAGAGCGGCGATGGCGCCGTGGCCACCCTTACCCAGCAAGGCACTGACAACCGTATCGAGTTGACCCAGCAGGGCTATCCTGGTGGCGTGGCCGAGTTGACCCAGCGCGGCCAGGGCAACCTGGCCACCGCCGTCGCTTCCGGCAAGTTCAACGAGCTGTCCTTCACCCAGGACGGCAACCGCAACGAGCTGAAGGCCGACCAGTCGGGTCGCGGTAACCACAGCACCGGCAGCTCCATCGGTGACGACAACCTGGCCAGCTTCAATGTCCAGGGCGACAGCAACACCACCAGTATCGTGCAGAACGGCAATGGCAACGAGGCACGCCTCGACACCAACAGCGCCTACAGCACCGCCACCATCGATCAGCGTGGCGACAGCAACCGCGCGACCATCCTGCAGACCTCGGCCAACTTCAACAGCTACAACGACAGCGCGCGGATCTCGCAGAACGGCTTCGGCAACAGCGCGACCATCAACCAGCGGTGAACAGGAGCGCCTGGCTGTTGCTGGCCTTCCTGCCGTTGGCAGGAGGGGCCTTGGGTAGTGCCAGCCTGGAGCTGCAACCCCAGGCGGCGGGCGCTCGGCTGCAACTGTGCTTTGCCGGCGAAGCCGCACCCCTCAGCTACGAACTCGTCGTGGAGATGCACGGCCCGGCCGGCGTCGCCCATACTCGTCAGGCCGGTGAAGCCAAGGGCGATGGGTGTCCGGTGGACAATCGGCTAGGCGCCGCCCCAGGCAGCCTGATCGAGGCGAAGGTAACGTGGCAGCGGCAAGGACAGCCGCAACCCGTCCTGGAGCGCAGGCTACAGCTGTAGCGATAGGAGGGACTCGGCGCGTTCCACGTGGAACCTGGCCCTACAGGGTCAGCGGCAATTCCAGGACGGTCTGCTGACGCGCCGCCAGACGCTGCTGGAATTCAGCCGGATCATGGATCAGCACGTCCTGACCGGCGAAGGCCTGGGCGGCGATCAGCCGCGACAGCCAGAAGCGCACGCAGGCGACGCGCAAGAGCACTGGCCACAGTTCGGCTTCACGGGGCGTGAAGTGGCGATCCGCGGCATAGGCCGCCAGCAGCGCCCGCGCCCGTGGCAGATCCAGCGCGCCGCTTTCGCTGGAGCACCAGTCGTTCACCGTGATGGCGAGGTCATAGAGCATCCAGCCGGAGCTGGCGTTGTAAAAGTCGATAACACCCGACAAACGGGGACCATCGAACATCACGTTGTCGCGGAACAGATCGCCGTGCAGGTTGGCCTCGGGCAGCGCCGGCTGTTCCGCCAGCAGGCTGCGGATTTCCGCCAGCGTCCGTTCCAGCAGCGGTCGGGCCGTCTCGTCCAGGGTCGGCGCCAGGCGTTCGCCCTCGCTGAGCATCCACGGCAGGCCGCGATCGCTGGCGCGCTCGATCCGCTGCGCGCCGGCCGTCGCCCGGTGCAGATGCCCCAGCAAATGACCGACTTCGCCGCAATGAT
The window above is part of the Pseudomonas oryzihabitans genome. Proteins encoded here:
- a CDS encoding curli fiber surface-exposed nucleator CsgB: MTVTAIRSPFDGLAVILALALGLSATVSAADLMETGDLGQAPTAQRAATILQIGAGNQALIDQRGTALSGHIAQRGAAQEASILQDGSELTAIIQQGGYGNVATIEQVGSGNLADIRQLGVQGNARIEQYGSGLSSRIVQYGSNQNMVVRQYR
- a CDS encoding homoserine kinase — translated: MSVFTPLDRPTLEAFLAPYGLGRLLDFRGIAEGSENTNYFISLEGGEFVLTLVERGPVAEMPFFIQLLDVLHEADLPVPYAVRTQDGEALRQLAGKPALLQPRLAGRHERAPNPHHCGEVGHLLGHLHRATAGAQRIERASDRGLPWMLSEGERLAPTLDETARPLLERTLAEIRSLLAEQPALPEANLHGDLFRDNVMFDGPRLSGVIDFYNASSGWMLYDLAITVNDWCSSESGALDLPRARALLAAYAADRHFTPREAELWPVLLRVACVRFWLSRLIAAQAFAGQDVLIHDPAEFQQRLAARQQTVLELPLTL